The Triticum aestivum cultivar Chinese Spring chromosome 7B, IWGSC CS RefSeq v2.1, whole genome shotgun sequence genome window below encodes:
- the LOC123159969 gene encoding uncharacterized protein has translation MMRRLLNVVVKNTSTGVHSVRRIDPYKHLFYESGGEPAASIANKTKDCALEMQTLSLPEPAVSFSPSPTTLPNMGGMDLFALLGSRGSEGRIVGANVAGESMLYDADERLFLHLPWINEPKGWNPVCLSIPIPGAAENSLYVMERYLGQSMDAYGSSEDYTVSCFEVLEHGPRTGGQEVREMHRGWRWRVLRPPPFVLEPDYQPSVIASYTSMVNKTNRCSTIYMSFEDTRTGTYSFDTSRNVEQWMHVGEWTLPFHGEAKYIPEFNLWFGFSADGHKHLCALDLSAMEDKQPPPILQHFEDPNPPEEEGWCATSCELVYLGDGKFCVAKTIEVDETSDEEFAVLTGVQILRGDDNGLRMIKHKSTCYSFVKDVINWVL, from the coding sequence ATGATGCGGCGGCTTCTCAATGTGGTGGTGAAGAATACTTCCACAGGCGTCCATTCGGTGCGGCGAATCGACCCGTACAAGCATCTCTTCTACGAATCGGGAGGTGAGCCAGCAGCATCGATCGCGAACAAGACCAAGGATTGTGCTCTGGAAATGCAGACCCTTTCTCTTCCCGAGCCAGCGGTGAGCTTCTCCCCATCCCCCACCACTCTGCCTAACATGGGCGGCATGGATTTGTTCGCGCTCCTCGGCAGCCGCGGCAGCGAAGGCAGGATCGTAGGCGCAAACGTGGCCGGCGAAAGCATGCTGTACGATGCCGACGAGCGTCTCTTCCTTCATCTGCCCTGGATCAACGAGCCCAAGGGGTGGAACCCCGTGTGTCTCTCCATCCCCATACCCGGCGCCGCCGAGAACAGCCTCTACGTCATGGAGAGGTACCTCGGGCAGTCTATGGATGCATATGGCTCCAGCGAGGACTACACTGTTTCCTGCTTCGAGGTCCTTGAGCACGGGCCTAGGACCGGCGGTCAAGAAGTGCGCGAAATGCATAGAGGCTGGCGCTGGCGGGTTCTTCGGCCGCCTCCATTCGTCCTCGAACCAGACTACCAACCCTCCGTCATCGCCTCCTACACAAGCATGGTTAACAAGACCAACAGGTGCTCCACCATCTATATGTCATTTGAGGACACGCGCACTGGCACCTATTCCTTTGACACATCGAGGAACGTGGAGCAATGGATGCACGTCGGCGAGTGGACTCTGCCCTTTCATGGGGAAGCCAAGTACATCCCTGAGTTCAACCTATGGTTCGGCTTCTCGGCAGACGGCCATAAACACTTGTGCGCTCTGGACCTTTCTGCCATGGAGGACAAACAACCACCACCCATTCTGCAGCACTTTGAGGATCCGAACCCACCCGAGGAAGAGGGCTGGTGTGCAACGTCTTGTGAACTGGTATACCTTGGCGATGGCAAGTTTTGTGTTGCCAAGACTATTGAGGTCGATGAAACATCTGATGAGGAGTTTGCGGTGCTCACTGGCGTACAGATTTTGCGCGGCGATGACAATGGCCTCCGCATGATCAAGCACAAGTCCACATGTTACTCTTTTGTCAAGGACGTGATCAACTGGGTACTTTGA